Proteins co-encoded in one Nitratireductor kimnyeongensis genomic window:
- a CDS encoding alpha/beta hydrolase: MPEVIFAGPAGRLEGRYQPSKEKNAPIALILHPHPHFGGTMNNKIVYDLFYMFQSRGFTTLRFNFRGIGRSQGAFDHGTGELSDAAAALDWVQSLHPDSKNCWIAGYSFGAWIGMQLLMRRPEIEGFMSISPQPNLYDFSFLAPCPSSGLIIHGDADKVAPPADVQGLVDKLQSQKGITITQKTMPGVNHFYSDHVDELIGECSDYLDRRLRGELSEPRPKRLK; encoded by the coding sequence ATGCCTGAGGTCATTTTTGCCGGGCCTGCCGGACGTCTGGAAGGACGATATCAGCCTTCAAAGGAAAAGAACGCTCCGATCGCGCTCATCCTGCATCCGCATCCGCACTTCGGCGGCACGATGAACAACAAGATCGTCTACGATCTTTTCTACATGTTCCAAAGCCGGGGTTTCACCACACTGCGTTTCAACTTCCGCGGCATCGGCCGCAGCCAGGGTGCGTTTGATCACGGCACCGGGGAACTCTCCGATGCAGCCGCTGCGCTCGACTGGGTTCAGTCGCTGCATCCCGATTCCAAAAACTGCTGGATCGCGGGTTACTCCTTCGGCGCCTGGATCGGCATGCAGCTTCTGATGCGCCGGCCAGAGATCGAAGGGTTCATGTCCATCTCGCCGCAGCCGAACCTGTATGATTTCTCGTTCCTCGCCCCGTGTCCGTCCTCGGGTCTGATCATTCACGGCGATGCCGACAAGGTTGCGCCGCCCGCCGACGTTCAGGGCCTCGTTGACAAACTGCAGTCTCAGAAGGGTATCACGATTACCCAAAAGACCATGCCCGGCGTGAACCATTTCTACTCCGACCATGTCGATGAACTGATCGGTGAATGTTCGGATTACCTTGATCGCCGTCTGCGCGGTGAGCTTTCCGAACCGCGCCCCAAACGCCTGAAATAA
- the sufC gene encoding Fe-S cluster assembly ATPase SufC, whose amino-acid sequence MLEIKNLHARIAEDGTEIIRGLNLTVKAGEVAAIMGPNGSGKSTLSYILAGRDDYEVTEGEILYNGESILEMDPAERAAAGIFLAFQYPLEIPGVATMEFLKTAINAQRKARGEEELKIPEMLKRVRSAAEELQMSMDMLKRPLNVGFSGGEKKRAEILQMKLLEPKLCVLDETDSGLDIDALKIVADGVNALRSPDRAVLVITHYQRLLDYIVPDTVHVLYRGQVIKSGDKNLALELEKNGYAGVIDAAA is encoded by the coding sequence ATGCTTGAGATCAAAAACCTGCACGCCCGCATCGCCGAGGATGGCACCGAGATCATTCGCGGCCTGAACCTGACCGTCAAGGCCGGCGAAGTGGCTGCGATCATGGGGCCGAACGGCTCCGGTAAGTCCACCCTGTCCTACATCCTTGCCGGTCGTGACGACTATGAGGTGACCGAGGGCGAGATCCTCTACAATGGCGAGTCCATTCTGGAGATGGATCCGGCTGAGCGTGCCGCCGCCGGCATCTTCCTCGCCTTTCAGTACCCGCTCGAGATCCCGGGCGTTGCGACGATGGAGTTCCTGAAGACCGCCATTAACGCGCAGCGCAAGGCGCGGGGCGAAGAAGAGCTGAAAATCCCGGAAATGCTGAAGCGGGTTCGCAGCGCCGCTGAAGAACTGCAGATGAGCATGGACATGCTCAAGCGTCCGCTCAATGTCGGCTTTTCCGGCGGTGAGAAGAAGCGGGCCGAAATCCTGCAGATGAAGCTTCTCGAGCCCAAACTCTGCGTGCTGGACGAGACGGATTCCGGCCTCGACATCGATGCGCTGAAGATCGTTGCGGATGGCGTGAACGCCCTGCGTTCACCGGATCGCGCCGTTTTGGTGATCACGCACTATCAGCGTCTTCTCGACTATATCGTTCCGGACACGGTCCACGTTCTCTACCGCGGCCAGGTCATCAAGTCCGGCGACAAGAATCTAGCGCTTGAGCTGGAGAAGAACGGTTATGCTGGCGTCATTGACGCAGCCGCTTGA
- a CDS encoding cysteine desulfurase family protein, which translates to MSATRAYLDFNASAPLVEKAREAMLDALSMPGNPSSVHTEGREARRVLEQARKHVSRLVGGRGEDVVFTSGATEAAAMLLTPHWTMGRAPLRFSKLYVSAADHPCVLKGGRFSHNQINIIPVQSNGLIDLDALKALLAEHDQNAGLPLVAVHAVNNETGVIQPIDEIGCLAKAHGATTIFDTVQAAGRIPLDISAGYADYFILSSHKIGGPKGAGAVVGNANLMMPRALIDGGGQEKGHRAGTENLAALAGFGAAATEALENLDRVDLIARMRGRFESAVLQHVPDAVIHGREVHRVANTSFFSIPGMKAETAQIAFDLGGVALSAGSACSSGRVGPSHVLEAMGLGDEASALRVSIGHTTSEEDLALFESVLSKLATRRKSSAQAA; encoded by the coding sequence ATGTCGGCGACTCGGGCATATCTTGATTTCAATGCCAGTGCACCGCTTGTCGAAAAGGCAAGGGAGGCGATGCTTGACGCCCTTTCGATGCCAGGAAATCCGTCGTCCGTTCACACGGAGGGCCGGGAAGCCAGGCGCGTTCTTGAACAGGCTCGCAAGCACGTGTCGCGTCTTGTGGGAGGCCGTGGGGAGGATGTTGTCTTTACCTCTGGCGCGACCGAGGCGGCAGCGATGCTTCTCACACCCCACTGGACAATGGGGCGCGCGCCACTGAGGTTTTCCAAACTCTATGTCAGCGCGGCCGATCATCCCTGCGTTTTGAAAGGTGGCCGGTTTTCCCACAATCAAATCAATATTATACCGGTCCAATCTAATGGGTTGATAGACCTTGATGCGCTGAAGGCGCTGTTGGCAGAGCACGATCAGAATGCAGGTCTTCCTTTGGTTGCCGTGCACGCGGTGAACAATGAAACGGGCGTCATTCAGCCAATCGACGAAATCGGATGTCTGGCCAAGGCGCATGGCGCCACCACGATCTTCGATACCGTTCAGGCCGCAGGCCGTATTCCGTTGGATATTTCAGCCGGTTACGCTGATTACTTTATATTGTCGTCGCACAAGATTGGCGGTCCCAAGGGGGCGGGAGCCGTGGTCGGAAATGCCAACCTGATGATGCCGCGGGCGTTGATCGACGGCGGCGGTCAAGAAAAAGGGCATCGGGCGGGCACGGAGAATCTCGCCGCGCTTGCCGGCTTTGGCGCTGCCGCTACAGAAGCTCTTGAAAATCTGGACCGTGTCGATCTCATAGCCAGGATGCGGGGCCGCTTTGAGAGCGCTGTTCTGCAACATGTTCCGGATGCCGTCATTCACGGCCGGGAAGTGCATCGCGTTGCAAATACAAGCTTCTTCTCCATTCCTGGTATGAAAGCTGAGACCGCGCAGATTGCCTTTGACCTGGGCGGTGTGGCGCTTTCTGCCGGGTCTGCCTGCTCATCCGGGAGGGTGGGACCGAGCCATGTCCTCGAAGCCATGGGGCTGGGGGATGAGGCCAGTGCCCTGCGGGTCTCCATTGGACATACGACCAGTGAAGAGGATCTGGCCCTGTTCGAGAGTGTGTTGTCCAAACTCGCAACGCGGAGGAAGAGCTCCGCGCAAGCTGCGTGA
- the sufD gene encoding Fe-S cluster assembly protein SufD, which translates to MNLHAQNTLTEAETALVDGYSSRFSDLPGDAEVTVRRDEALELLKKGLPTRRIEAWHYTDLRRLLSSVPEFKPVNDAEAVAPLIENALVLPVLNGTSHERPAAPEGATIATLAEKLQEGALSANWLTASDRFDAVGAINAAFVSDGYWLEIAEGTEIERPVELQNIHAGGQVHGRFVVNAAAGSKATIIERQTGVGDALATSVTHLDVGDGADVFWILLQEQPDDATYLGQFTASLGKDSSLTLFILNSGGKLVRQEVKVVARGEGSEFKLRGVNLLGGEAHCDVTMVLDHLAPDTVSTETFRNVVTGKANGVFQGQIRVAKIAQKTDAKMACNTLLLSDEGGFSSKPELEIFADDVACGHGATVTDIEEDHLFYLMARGIDEKTARGLLVKAFVAEVIEELEDEIVIEALEARLVDWFAAHG; encoded by the coding sequence ATGAATCTCCATGCTCAAAACACGTTGACGGAGGCCGAAACGGCTCTGGTCGATGGCTATTCCAGCCGGTTCTCCGACCTGCCGGGTGATGCCGAGGTTACCGTTCGCCGCGATGAAGCGCTGGAACTTCTTAAAAAGGGGCTGCCGACGCGTCGCATCGAAGCCTGGCATTATACGGATCTGCGCCGCCTTCTTTCCAGCGTGCCTGAATTCAAGCCTGTCAACGACGCCGAAGCGGTGGCTCCGCTGATTGAGAATGCTTTGGTCTTGCCGGTGCTTAACGGCACCTCCCATGAGCGCCCGGCGGCGCCCGAGGGCGCAACCATCGCCACCCTTGCCGAGAAGCTGCAGGAAGGCGCGCTTTCTGCCAATTGGCTGACAGCGTCTGACCGTTTCGATGCGGTGGGTGCGATCAATGCGGCTTTTGTCTCTGATGGTTATTGGCTTGAGATCGCTGAAGGAACCGAGATCGAGCGCCCGGTGGAATTGCAGAACATTCATGCCGGCGGTCAGGTTCATGGCCGGTTCGTAGTGAATGCGGCAGCAGGTTCAAAGGCGACCATCATTGAGCGCCAGACCGGTGTCGGCGATGCGCTAGCGACATCCGTGACTCATCTGGACGTCGGTGATGGCGCGGATGTTTTCTGGATATTGCTTCAGGAACAGCCGGACGATGCAACCTATCTCGGCCAGTTTACAGCTTCGTTGGGTAAGGATTCGAGCCTCACGCTCTTCATCCTCAACAGCGGAGGCAAGTTGGTTCGACAGGAAGTCAAGGTTGTCGCACGCGGTGAGGGCTCCGAGTTCAAGCTTCGCGGTGTGAACCTGCTTGGCGGCGAGGCCCATTGCGACGTGACCATGGTGCTCGACCATCTGGCACCTGACACGGTATCCACGGAGACCTTCCGCAACGTTGTAACCGGCAAGGCCAACGGCGTGTTCCAGGGTCAGATCCGCGTTGCGAAGATCGCCCAGAAGACCGACGCCAAGATGGCCTGCAACACGCTGTTGCTCTCGGATGAGGGTGGCTTCTCGTCGAAGCCTGAACTCGAGATCTTTGCAGACGATGTAGCCTGCGGCCATGGCGCGACGGTGACCGATATCGAGGAAGATCATCTCTTCTACCTGATGGCGCGCGGCATCGACGAAAAGACGGCGCGCGGTCTTCTGGTCAAGGCCTTCGTGGCCGAGGTCATCGAGGAACTTGAAGACGAGATCGTGATTGAGGCGCTGGAGGCCAGGCTGGTCGACTGGTTCGCCGCGCATGGCTAA
- the tyrS gene encoding tyrosine--tRNA ligase, with product MTAFKSDFLRTLSERGFIHQTSDDAGLDELFRSETVTAYIGFDPTAPSLHAGGLIQIMMLHWLQQTGHRPITLMGGGTGMIGDPSFKDEARKLMTPETIAKNIAGIKKVFSNYLTFGEGPQDALMVNNADWLLGINYVEFLRDVGRHFSVNRMLSFDSVKLRLDREQSLSFLEFNYMILQAYDYVELNKRLGCRLQMGGSDQWGNIVNGIDLGHRMGTPQLYALTSPLLTTSSGAKMGKSAEGAIWLNPDMLGAYDFWQYWRNTEDADVERFLKLYTTMPLDEIARLGALQGAELNEAKKILATEVTAMLHGRDAAEEAAETARKTFEEGSLAQTLPTIEVERSALEDGIGVLSLFVTAGLAASNGEARRHVKGGAVRLNDQPVNDDRQAVTLENLTEEGVVKLSLGKKKHVLLRPV from the coding sequence ATGACCGCCTTCAAATCCGACTTTCTGCGCACGCTCAGCGAACGCGGGTTCATTCACCAGACGTCCGACGACGCTGGTCTTGATGAACTCTTCCGGAGTGAGACGGTAACGGCCTATATCGGCTTCGATCCCACGGCACCAAGCCTCCATGCAGGCGGGCTCATTCAGATCATGATGCTGCACTGGCTGCAGCAGACAGGCCATCGCCCGATCACTCTGATGGGCGGCGGCACCGGGATGATCGGCGACCCGTCCTTCAAGGACGAAGCGCGCAAGCTGATGACGCCGGAAACAATCGCTAAGAACATCGCCGGGATCAAAAAGGTGTTTTCCAACTACCTCACTTTCGGCGAAGGACCGCAGGACGCGCTGATGGTCAACAACGCCGACTGGCTTCTGGGCATCAACTATGTCGAGTTCCTGCGCGACGTGGGCCGCCATTTCTCTGTCAATCGAATGCTCTCATTCGATTCCGTGAAACTGCGCCTAGACCGCGAGCAGTCCCTCTCCTTCCTGGAATTCAATTACATGATCCTCCAGGCCTATGACTATGTGGAGTTGAACAAACGGCTTGGCTGCCGCCTGCAGATGGGTGGTTCGGACCAGTGGGGCAACATCGTCAACGGCATCGATCTGGGGCACCGTATGGGCACGCCGCAGCTCTACGCCCTGACCTCCCCCCTGCTCACAACATCATCGGGTGCGAAGATGGGCAAGAGCGCCGAGGGAGCGATCTGGCTTAACCCCGATATGCTCGGCGCCTACGACTTCTGGCAATACTGGCGCAACACAGAGGATGCGGATGTCGAGCGCTTCCTGAAACTTTACACCACCATGCCGTTGGACGAGATTGCGCGGCTCGGCGCGCTGCAGGGTGCCGAGCTCAACGAAGCCAAGAAGATCCTGGCCACCGAAGTGACTGCCATGCTTCATGGCCGCGATGCTGCTGAGGAAGCGGCAGAGACGGCGCGCAAAACATTCGAGGAAGGGTCACTGGCGCAAACGCTTCCTACAATAGAAGTCGAACGCTCCGCTCTTGAGGATGGTATTGGTGTGCTTTCGCTCTTTGTGACAGCAGGATTGGCCGCATCCAACGGCGAAGCGCGCAGGCATGTGAAGGGGGGAGCCGTTCGTCTGAACGACCAGCCCGTCAACGATGACCGACAAGCTGTAACCCTCGAGAATCTTACTGAGGAAGGCGTGGTGAAACTCTCCCTCGGGAAGAAAAAGCACGTGCTCCTGCGCCCGGTTTGA
- the sufB gene encoding Fe-S cluster assembly protein SufB gives MPAVQETIDQVRMIDVDQYKYGFETLIESDLAPKGLNEDIIRFISAKKEEPEWMTQWRLNAYKRWQAMEEPSWARVSYPKIDFQDLHYYAAPKNQTGPKSLDEVDPELLRTYEKLGIPLREQEILAGVRKQGEPSELEENPSDNVYSSGRVAVDAVFDSVSVVTTFKEELAKAGVIFCSISEAIREHPELVQKYLGSVVPVSDNYYAALNSAVFTDGSFVYVPKGVRCPMELSTYFRINEKNTGQFERTLIIAEEGAYVSYLEGCTAPQRDENQLHAAVVELIALDDAEIKYSTVQNWYPGDSEGKGGIYNFVTKRGDCRGKNSKISWTQVETGSAITWKYPSCILRGDNSRGEFYSIAVSNGHQQIDSGTKMLHLGKNTSSRIISKGISAGHSQNTYRGQVSAHRKAANARNFTQCDSLLIGNDCGAHTVPYIEAKNATAQFEHEATTSKISEDQLFYVMQRGIPEEEAIALIVNGFVKDVIQELPMEFAVEAQKLIGISLEGSVG, from the coding sequence ATGCCTGCCGTGCAGGAAACGATTGATCAGGTCCGCATGATCGATGTGGACCAGTACAAATATGGTTTTGAGACGCTTATCGAAAGCGATCTGGCGCCAAAGGGTCTGAATGAAGACATCATCCGTTTCATTTCAGCCAAGAAGGAAGAGCCGGAGTGGATGACGCAGTGGCGATTAAACGCCTACAAGCGCTGGCAGGCTATGGAAGAGCCGAGCTGGGCGCGCGTCAGTTATCCCAAGATCGATTTTCAGGACCTGCATTACTATGCAGCGCCGAAGAACCAGACCGGTCCGAAGTCGCTCGACGAGGTCGATCCGGAATTGCTCAGAACCTACGAGAAACTTGGTATCCCCTTGAGGGAGCAGGAAATTCTTGCGGGTGTTCGCAAGCAGGGCGAGCCGAGTGAGCTGGAAGAGAACCCCAGCGACAATGTCTACAGCTCCGGGCGTGTTGCGGTCGATGCGGTGTTTGATTCCGTCTCGGTGGTCACAACTTTCAAGGAAGAGCTCGCCAAGGCCGGTGTTATTTTCTGCTCTATCTCCGAAGCCATCCGTGAGCACCCAGAACTGGTGCAAAAATATCTCGGTTCCGTTGTGCCGGTATCGGACAATTATTACGCTGCGCTGAACTCGGCTGTGTTTACCGACGGCTCCTTCGTCTACGTGCCGAAGGGCGTGCGCTGCCCCATGGAATTGTCCACCTATTTCCGTATCAACGAGAAGAATACAGGGCAGTTTGAGCGCACGCTGATCATCGCGGAAGAGGGCGCTTACGTGTCCTATCTGGAGGGCTGCACGGCACCGCAACGCGACGAGAACCAGCTGCACGCCGCCGTGGTCGAGCTGATCGCGCTGGACGATGCGGAGATCAAGTACTCCACGGTCCAGAACTGGTATCCGGGTGATTCCGAGGGCAAGGGCGGCATCTACAACTTCGTCACCAAGCGCGGCGATTGCCGGGGCAAAAACTCCAAGATCTCCTGGACCCAGGTCGAGACCGGTTCTGCGATCACGTGGAAATATCCGTCTTGCATCCTGCGTGGCGACAATAGCCGTGGTGAGTTTTACTCGATTGCCGTTTCCAACGGCCATCAGCAGATCGATTCTGGAACCAAGATGCTGCACCTGGGCAAGAACACGTCGAGCCGTATCATCTCCAAGGGCATCTCCGCCGGCCACTCGCAGAACACCTACCGCGGACAGGTGTCCGCGCATCGCAAGGCAGCCAACGCCCGCAATTTCACCCAATGTGACAGCCTTCTCATTGGCAATGATTGCGGCGCACACACCGTGCCTTATATCGAAGCCAAGAATGCCACCGCGCAGTTCGAGCACGAGGCGACCACCTCGAAGATTTCCGAGGATCAGCTGTTCTACGTGATGCAGCGTGGCATTCCCGAGGAAGAAGCCATCGCTCTCATCGTAAATGGCTTCGTCAAGGACGTCATCCAAGAACTGCCAATGGAGTTTGCCGTCGAGGCTCAGAAGCTCATCGGTATTTCGCTTGAAGGTTCGGTCGGCTGA